In Spirosoma sp. KUDC1026, the sequence CTGCATATCCCGGTGATAGCCCGACGGCAGGTTGCTCATGACGAGCGTTACCTCCATAGGTAACGCTTTTAGCCGGTTTGTCTTAGCGCGCAGCAGTTCCGCTACGTCCGGATTTTTCTTGTGCGGCATGATGCTGCTGCCGGTCGTGAGGGCGTCGGGCAAAACCAGAAAGCCAAAGTTCTGGCTGTTGTACAGGCAGATATCCATCGCCATTCGGGAGATGGTAGCAGCCACGGCGGCCAGGGCCGTCAGGGCGGTCTGCTCCGTTTTTCCCCGGCTCATCTGCGCGTATACGACGTTGACGTGCATGCCTTCAAAACCCAACAATTCGGTGGTCATCGTACGGTTCAGCGGGAACGACGAGCCATACCCCGCGCCCGACCCAAGCGGATTCCGGTTGCTAAGTCGGTAAGCCGTTTGCAGCGTCAGCATGTCGTCGGCCAGGGCTTCGGCGTAGGCACCGAACCAGAGACCAAACGACGATGGCATCGCAATCTGCAAGTGCGTGTAGCCCGGTAGCAGATCATCTTTGTGTTGTTCGGAGCGGCTGATGAGCTGGTCAAATACCTGCCGGACGGCCCCCGCTACCTGCCAGAGCCGGTCGCGGGTGAAGAGTTTCAGATCGACCAGTACCTGATCGTTCCGGGACCGACCGGAGTGAATCTTCTTACCTGTATCGCCCAGTGCCCGGGTCAGCATTAATTCAACCTGTGAGTGAACGTCTTCAACGCCGTCTTCAATGGCAAACTGACCATCCTGCGTTTGCTGATAGATCGTTTTAAGTTCAGCCTGCAAGGCCGTCAGTTCGTCGCGGGTAAGCAGACCAATGGTTTCGAGCATCTGCGCGTGCGCCAGATTGCCCAGTACGTCGAACTGCGCCAGGTACTGATCCATCTCGCGGTCGCGCCCGACGGTAAAACGTTCAATTTGTTCAGACGTCGTAACGCCTTCTTTCTGCCAGAGTTTCAAAGTGAAAGAGTTAATGAGCGAACGAGCGAATCTAGGTGGTCACTCCGCCCCGGCGGCTCAGTTTCGCTCTTTGTTTGCGCAAAGGTCGTAAAGAAATTTATGTATGGCTCAATGAATCCACGCCTGAATCCAATGGGGTGCTCAGACGTGGCCCCAGCCGCCAGAAGCCCAGCGCTGCTACCAGGCTAATGACCGCAACGACCAGCCAGTGCAACTGGAAGCCCAGGTTGGCGACCAGCTGAGCGCCCAGCATAGGGGCCAACGTCTGCGCCAGCGCCCCCGCCATTGCGTACAGCGCCAGGTATTTCCCGCGCGTTGCTGGCTGGGATCGCTCCACGGTAAACGACTGAAAAAAGGGCATGACCAGCATCTCGCTGAACGTAATCCCCAGCGTAAACAGCAGTGCGTTCACCCAGGTAGCCGGGAGTGTGAGTAGTGTGTACGAAACCGTGGCCAGCAGAATGCCGGCGATGATCAGCCGGATTTTTGGAAAGTTCCTGCGTTCCAGCGTGTAGACCAGCGCCATTTCGACGCAGACGATGATAACCCCGTTCATAGAAATCAGCAGGCCGATCTGACTTTCCGACAGGTGCACGGCTTCTTTCAGATAAAGCGGGATAATAGAAAACAGCTGCATAAAGACGATAAAATACAACGTAGCGAGTACCGCAAAGATGACAAAGGGTGTATCACGGTACGGCGACATAAACCGTTCTGTATCAATCGAGGAAGTAAGCGCAGCCAGCCCGTCATTTGTTGCCTGGCTCCGGGGCGGTTGCAGCGCCAGCCACAAAAACAGGCCGGCAAGCAGGCAAGTCAGGCCATCGGTCCAGAAGAGCAGGCTGTACTGGATGCCCGCAATCCAGCCACCCAAGCCCCCGCCAATAGCCCAGCCGAGATTGATTGCCAGCCGATTCAGCGAAAAGGCACGGGTGCGGTTTTCCGGAATGGAATAATGGGCAATAGCCGCCTGATTGGCGGGGCGGAATGACTCGCCAAAGAGGGTGAACACAAAAACGCTTCCGCAGAGGGCATAAAAATGGGTGACGAATTGCAGAAAAAGCAGGAACGCCCCGCTAAACACGAGGCTAAGTAACTGAACGTAATAGAACCCAAACCGGTCCACCAGTTGACCACCCAGAAACGTACCTAAAAAAGCACCAACGCCGAATACCGCCATAACGATACCCGCGTCGGCCACGCTATAGTGCAGATGCTGCGTTAGATAGAGCGTTAGGTAGGGAAGTACCATCGTACCACAGCGGTTGACGAGCATGACGCCCGCCAGCAACCAGACCGACGGTGATAAGCCCCGGTAAGCATCCCGGTAGAGGTGAATAGTACGCTGGAACATACCGCAAAGGTATGGCGCATGATACCAATAATCAGGAGCAAGTTAGGAGAGTAATGGATATAGGTAGAATCCGGTTTAAGAAGCACCGAATGGTACTACCATCAGCCACGTCGTCGGCCCGGATCGGCGTCTTCGCCGGGTTGGACAAAGATCTTCTTGTCGGAGATCAGCGCCCGGTGTTCTTCCAGGAATGCTTTAAACAGGCGAATTTCTTCCAGCTGCTTCTCGATGGGATGGGTCAAGGAGTAGCTCTCTACGTACACGTCCGAAAAGTCGGTGATGACGTATTCCATCAGCTTGATGCCCTTCCGTTTGAGCGCGTGCAAATACAAATTCTGGTGGTTGTTCACGAAGCGGCCCGGCTGGTATGATCCCGTTGTTTTCAGGTCGACCGCCTTGAATGAACCGATCAGATCCACGTAGCCGTAAAAGAGTACGTCGTCGATCTGCCATTGACAAAACACCTGGGTATCAACGATAGGACGGGGAAGGAGTTTCCTGACTTTTTTCAAAATATCGGGATTGAACCGTTCCTCATCCGTGCCTTTAATCACGGCTTCCTCAAACGAAGTCCCGCGTTCCTGGGCGGCTGTAGTGGGCGTTGGCACCCGGTTAATGCTGTCGATCAGTTGCTGAATGGACAGATTGCCACCGGTGAGGTAACGGGAAAAGGTGTTGAGCAGGGAAGGGTAGAAACGATAATTGACCATACAAGCAGAACCGATAATCGGCTGGAGTATCAACCGCCAGCTGCTGATTTAGTTTTTGACGACAAGCAGCACCCCCGCCATAATAAACGCCAGGCCCAGCAGTCGCCAGCCGTTGGCGGGGTGCAGTGAGAAACCGAGCCAGCCGTAATGGTCCAAGACAACGGCCGCCACTAACTGACCGGCAACGCTCAGGCTGACCAGGTTGGCCGTACCAATTTTAGGGACGCTGATGATGACCGTCGTTACGTAGATTGCTCCGATCACCCCACCCGTCCATTTCCACCACTCCGTTTGCCGGATAAGCGTCGGCGAAGGCAAGCCCCCGCGGAGGGCCAGCAACACTAAGACCAGGGACATAAATCCTGTACCGAACGAGATGGCTGCTGCCAATACGGGGTTTGCCATTGCCTGGCGCAGGTTGGCATTGACGCCCGCCTGAATGGTTACGGCCAGGCCCGTCAGAAAGGCCAGAAGAAGATAAACGTAAGTCATGAATAATGAGGTTGCCGAACAAAACGCAGCGCGAAGGTACAGCCGACAACTGAAGAAATTAGTGTCCGACCCGGGCGCGTTCGAACGAGGGGCATTCCGGCTGCCGCGTGTCCGGCCGCTTAATTTCTGCTTAAAATCCGAAAGGGGATAAACCTTTCAGTTCAGTAGCAGTATAGACTACAGGTATTTATGCCAGCGGGCTGCGTTGATCGGCCCGGTCAACGGCAGGAATACGTCGTCTTTTTATCGGTTGCTCCTGTTGCATGAAAGCTAAACTACTCAACGAAGATCAGCAGAAAACCTACGCCCTGATTTTTGATAAAGGTGATGAAGTTATGGCAGGTTTACGGCAGTTTGCCAGTGACAATCACTTATCGGCCAGTCAGTTTACCGCCATCGGTGGTTTCAGCGATGTAGTACTGGGGTTTTATGACGTAGCTCTCAAAGATTACAAAAAGATACCTGTTGGCGAACAGGTCGAAGTGCTGACACTGGCCGGAGATATTACGCTCAAGCCAGACGGTGACGTTCAGGTGCACGCCCACGCGGTGATCGGGATGTCGGACGGAATGGCCCGGGGAGGACACCTGCTGTCGGCGACCGTGTTTCCAACGCTGGAAGTTGTCCTGACTGAATCGCCTGCTCATCTGCGCCGGCAAGTTGACGAGGAAACGGGTATTGCCCTCATCCGTCTGTAAGTCGCGCTGTTTCAAGTGTATCACGATGATCCTCCCTGATGATAACCCTACTGGCATTTCCTTCCATCTTTTCATCGGCATCGCGTGAAGCAGACGCTATTCAGCGACTGACAATCTACTTTGTGGTAGTGGCATTGGCCATTCTGCTGGTGGTGGTTGGCCTGCTGATTTACATCGTTATTCGATTCCGGGCGAAACCCGGTGATGATCGTCAGCCCAGGCAGTTTACGGGAAACAAAACCGTCGAATCGATCATGATTGGCGTGCCGACTTTGTTGGTCATCATCTTTTTTGTTTTGTCGGCCAAAGCCATGAAAGCGATCCTGCCACCGCCTAACGGACACCAGCCTGACATCGTGATCCGCGGCCATCAGTTCTGGTGGGAAGCCGAATACCCCGGTACAAAAGCCCTCGTAGCGAACGAAATTCACCTGCCCGTTGGGCGACCGCTATTACTGCACATAGAAGCCAAAGACGTTATTCACGACTGGTGGGTGCCCGAATTGGGGACCAAGATGGATGCCGTGCCGGGCAGAACCAACCACCTCTGGCTGAACATCGAGAAACCCGGCATCTACGAAGGAGCCTGCAGCGAATTTTGTGGCGCGCAGCATGCCTGGATGCGCATTTGGGTGATCGCTCAACCCGAAGCAGAGTACCGGCAATGGCTGGCTGACTACCAACGGCCGGCCGTGACCCCTACCACCGAATCGGCGCTGACCGGCGCGAAGTTTTTTAATCGGCATGCCTGCGTGAACTGCCACCGAATCCAGGGAACGGCGGCCAACGGGCAGGGGGGACCCGACCTGACGCACTTTGCGAGCCGGAAAACGATGCTGTCCGGCATGATGCCCAACACGCGCGAAAACCTGCGTAAATGGCTGGATAACCCACAGCACGTAAAACCCGGTGCCCTGATGCCCCGGTTCGTGTTCCCGAAGGATAGCATCAACGTACTGGTAGACTATTTATCGACGCTGAAATGATAACAGATATCGAAGTCCCCGAACCGCTGTCTCCGCTGCCCGGTACCAACATCGATACCGATCAGGGGCTTTTGCAGTGGATTTCGTCGGTCGATCATAAACAGCTGGGGATCATGTATTTGCTGATGGCGTTGTTCTACCTGCTGGTGGGGGGCGCGATGGCCCTGCTGATGCGGATTCAGTTAATGGTACCGGAAAACCACTTTCTGGGAGCCATCGCCTATAATCAGCTGTTTACGATGCACGGTACGACGATGATTTTCTTCGTGCTGACCCCCGCAATTCTAGGCTTTTCGGTCTATCTGACACCCCTGATGATTGGCGCCAACGAAATGGCGTTTCCCCGGTTAAATGCCTTCGGGCTATGGATTTCCTTTTTTGGTGGTATCGTACTGTATTTCAGCTATCTGGCCGGTGGCGCCCCCGACACCGGCTGGTTCAATTACGCGCCACTAAACCAGGCCCAGTTCTCAAAAACACCGGGTGTCGATTATTACTGCATTGGTCTACTGCTGACGGGAATAGGCACCGTAGCTACGGCGGCAAACCTGATCGTAACGGTCATTACGTTACGTGCGGAGGGCATGAAATATAAATACCTGCCCGTGTTCGTCTGGATGGTCTTCATCAACAGCTTTCTGATTCTGGCGGCTTTCCCGTCGCTCAACGCGGCCCTGGTCATGCTGCTCATCGACCGCCAATTGGATGGTCACTTTTTCAACGTCAATACCGGCGGATCGGCCTTGCTTTGGCAGCATCTGTTCTGGCTGTTTGGCCACCCGGAAGTGTATATTGTGATACTACCACCGTTCGGCATTTTGTCCGAGGTAATTCAGGTCTACTCCCGAAAGCCCATTTTCGGCTACCCTTTCGTGGTTGGGTCCGGGATAGCGATTTCGCTGCTGGCCTTCGGCGTATGGATACACCATATGTTTGCCACGGGCATGGGAAACACCGTCAATAGTTTCTTTGCTGCCAGCAGTATGCTGATTGGCATACCGACCGGCGTGAAAATCTTCAACTGGCTGGGTACCATGTACGGTGGGTCCATTCGCTTCACTACGTCCATGCTGTTTGCGACGGCTTTTCTGGTCGAGTTTACCATCGGCGGATTGAGTGGCGTATCGTTCGCGATCGTGCCCATCGACTGGCAGCTGACGGATACGTACTACGTCGTAGCGCACCTGCACTACGTCTTCCTGGGTGGGAGTCTGTTCGGGTTGTTTGCCGGGCTGTTCTACTGGTTTCCCAAAATGACAGGCCGGATGATTGACGAGCGGCTGGGGAAATGGTTTTTCTGGCTGTTCGTTCTTGGTTTCAATCTGACTTTTTTTGTGCAGCATATTCTGGGTGCCATCGGGATGCCCCGGCGGGTGCATACCTACCCGGACCTCCCCGGTTTCGAGCCACTGAACATGATCTCAAGTATTGGCGCGCTGCTGATGGGCCTGTCCATGATGCCGTTTCTGTATCTGATGTACACTGCCTTTAAGGGAGGGAAACGCGCGCCGGATAATCCCTGGGATGGGTACACGCTGGAGTGGCTGGCGACCTCGCCCCCGCAGCTGAAAAGCTTTTCGAACATACCACCCATCATGAGTTTCCGGCCACTGCACGATCTGAACCATCCCGAGATCGGCGATCACAAAACAACAGAAGACGATAAGTATGGAACCAAAGATGATGACGTGGTTAGTGGTCGGGACTGAGACCATTTTCTTCCTGGCGCTGATAATGGGCTTTATCTATTTCGCCTATTACCCTGGTTTTGACCCTAAATCGGTGGGGTTGCTGGAACCGGTGCAAACTGGTGCGTTCACCGCTTTGCTGTTGGCGAGTAGCCTGACGTACTGGCGGGTAGAAGTAAACTTTAAGCAGGGAAAACAGAAGCCATTACGTATCTGGCTGATCATTACGCTGGCGCTGGGCGCTACGTTTCTGGCCGGACAGTTAATGGAGTATAAACATCTGTTTGACCAGCAGTTGGTAATCAGCCAGGGAACATTTGCCACCGGGTTCTTTACCCTGACGGGTTTTCACGGGCTACACGTATTGATCGGACTGATCTGCCTGCTGGTGGTGCTGTGTCTGGCTTTTCTGGGTGATTTCGAAAATTCGGATTCGTCGCTGATTCAGGCCGTGGGTATCTACTGGCATTTTGTGGATGTGGTCTGGATCATTGTTTTTGCGCTGGTATACATTCTGCCTCAATTTATAAACCTGCACGGCCATGTCAGCACTCCTTAGCTTCTGGTCCATCGACTGGTTTAGTCTGGCGTTGCTGACTGGACTGGCACTGCTGTACGGGTATGCAGCGCGCTGGCAGCGCCAACCGGGCGTTGGCTGGTACGTAGCCGGCCTGGTCGTGGTGGGGTTGGTGCAGACATCTCCCTTATACGTCCTGGGGGCGCATTATCTGCTTAGTGCGCACATGATGGGGCACATGCTGTTGCTGCTGATTGCCGCTCCATTACTGGTGCTGGGACTGCCGAAGCAATCATCCGGTAAAGGGGGATTCCTGGTGAAAAAACTGTCTGTTTTTTTCGTCCGTCGGCCCTGGATGGGTTGGCTTCTGGGCGTTGGCATCATGTGGTTCTGGCATATTCCCTCGGTTTACGATGCTACCGTTGCTCATGACTACAGCACGGCACTGGGCGACATAGCGTCTATTCCGATATGCCGGGGGGGCGGTTCGTCGGCGGGGATGCTGGCGAACCTGGCGCACATTCTGCATCCGATTAGTCTGCTGCTGGCAGGGGGCTGCTTTGCCTGGCCGTTAATTGGCCCTTTCCCCGAACAGCGAATTCATCCCATGGTGGGAATTGCCTACCTGGCTTCGGCATGTCTGGGCTGCTCGTTGATGGGTATGTTAATCACCTTCGCGCCGGTTGGTGTCTACCAGACGTACGTAGGCGCCGACTATTACGGGCTGCTGAGACAGATACACGAGGACTGGGGGTTCGACCGGGCCACCGACCAGCAGACGGCCGGTCTGTTAATGTGGGTGCCGGGTTGTCTGATCTATCTGACGGGAGCGCTGTATCTGTTCACTAACTGGCTGACCGTAGCTGATAAACCTGTAGGCCCATTGCTATGGAACGAGGAGAAATGAACGGGGACGAGAAAAAAGAATACCTGATCAACCGGGACAACTGGACAAAAGCCCGGCCACAGCACATCCCACGTCCAACGTACTGGCCCTTTTTTCTGGCCATGGGGTTGGCTTTTGCGGTATGGGGGTTACTAACGAGCTGGCTCATCGGTGTGGCGGGACTGGTGGTAATGATGATAGCTCTGGTGGGCTGGATAAACGAACTGCGACATGAGTCAGGAAGAAAACAAAACTAAGGAAGAAAGCCGACGGGATTTTATGATGAAGGTAAGCCTGGGTCTGGGTGGGGTTGCCGCACTGGCGGTGAGCGTACCGGTCGTTGGTGCGTTGGTCGCTCCGTTGCTTGAAAATAAACCAGAGGTCTGGCGTACGGTGGGTAAACCCGACGATTTTCCGGTGGGTGAAACCCAGCTTGTCCGCTTCGAAAACGCCGACCCGAAAGCCTGGGCGGGCATGACGGCCCGAACGGCGGCCTGGCTTCGGCACGATACAGAAGGTCACTTTATTGCTTTCTCGGTAAACTGCACGCATCTGGGATGCCCCGTCCGGTGGGAGGCCGACGCCGAATTATTTATGTGCCCTTGTCACGGTGGCGTGTATTACCGCGATGGCTCGGTCGCATCCGGGCCACCGCCCAAGGAACTGCAACGCTACGCCGTTCGGGTAGAACAGGGGCAGGTTCAGATCGGGACGGGGCCGATCCCCATTACCAATTTTGGCGACGAGCAGGCTTCATGAGCGTACTACAAAACATCGGGAACTGGCTGGACGATCGGCTGGGCTGGTCGGAGAATATCATGCCGCTCATCAAACACCCTGTTCCGCCGGGTGCCAAATGGGCATATGTGTTTGGTAGCGCTACGTTGTTCTGTTTTATCCTTCAGGTCGTCACCGGTATTGGCCTGTCACTGCTGTACCAGCCGTCGTCGGCGGATGCGTTTGAGTCACTGAAATTCATTACCAACCAGGCCACGTTCGGACGGGTGCTGCGGGGGATTCATTTCTTCGGTGCGTCGGGAATGGTGATTATGGTCGGTATTCACATGATTCGGGTGTATATCATGGCGGCTTATAAATACCCACGTGAAATGAGTTGGATCAGCGGTGTCTTCCTGTTTTTCCTGACCATCATCATGGGCTTTACGGGACAGTTGCTACGCTGGGATTCCAACGGAGTCTGGTCATCGGTGGTGGCAGCTCAGAACCTGGGTCGCGTACCGCTGATTGGTACCGGCCTGGCGCGGCTCCTGCTGGGGGGCGATACCATTGGCGCCCAGACGCTGAGCCGTTTTTTCGCCTACCATGTCTTCCTGTTTCCGGCGCTCATTTTCCTGTTTGTCGGCGTCCATTTGTACCTGGTATTTTATCACGGTATCTCAGAGCCGCCCAAAGCAGGTCAATTGGTTGATCCCAAAACGTACCGGGCCTGGTACAACGACATGCTGAAGCGGGTGGGCGTTCCGTTCTGGCCGGATGCAGCCTGGCGCGATGCGCTTTTTGGGGCGCTGGTTATTCTGGCGATTGTTGGACTAGCGGTCTTTGTCGGTCCACCCGAGTTGACCCAGCCGCCCGATCCGTCAATTATCAATACGTCACCTGCACCAGACTGGTACATGCTACCTGTCTTTGCCCTGTTCGCACTGGTACCTCCAGCAACCGAATCGTACCTGATTTTTCTGGGACCGGTTCTGATGGTCGTAGCCTTATTAGCCCTGCCCTTCGTGTCCAATAAAGGCGAGCGAAGTCCCATCCGACGGCCCTGGGCGGTGTTTGGGGTAGCCTGCGTAATTGTGTTTATGGGAGCTTTGTTGTACGTAGGCGAACGGGAGCCCTGGTCCCCGCATTTCGATACCAAACCGCTGGCGCAGGTGATCAACTACGCCAACCCGAAACTTAAACAGGGCGCAATCTTATTCCACGATAAGGGATGTCAGTATTGTCACGAAGTTGGCGGGCAGGGCGGCATTACCGGACCGAGCCTGACGCATATTGGCCGTACCTGGACGACCGATCAGATTAAAGTGCAGATTGTGAACGGAGCAACGGGCATGCCCGCTTACGGGGGCATGCTTTCCAACAAGGAACTAACGGATCTGGTTAACTTTCTCCATGCTCAGCAATGAGCCATGTGCTCAGGCTCCGATAAACTGACGTAACGTTTGTTCTGGACCATCGGTCATGAGCGCGTGCAGGTAGGTTGTTACGGCATCGGCAAAACCAGGTAGTGCGGTCAGATCGTCCTGCCAGATTGCGCTGTCGGATAAAACGCTGGTCACGAACGTCTGTTCCGATTTAGCGTCATCCTCCAGGATCGTTTTCCAGTCGCCGTAGAAATAGCCTGCCTTATCGTCGCGAATGGGGTAGGTCAGTATGCCACCGCCCACCGAAATTTCGCCGAGGAATTGACCCTCTTCTTCGCGAACGGCTTTCATGAATAACAGATAAGCCGCGAAGCCCAGCGCCATGTGTTTGGGAACGGCGTTAAATTGCTGGTAATAGCGTTGCAGGGTAGCAACGTTACGTGCCTGCATTTTGGTGGTTTGCTGCAGCGAAATGTTCAGCAGCAGGTGGTCGAGGTAAGGGTTCCGGAAGCGGTCCAGTACGTCGTTTGCGAACTGGATAACGGCCCGCTCATCCATACCCGGTATGCCGTAATTCGGTACAGTAGGTACGATTTCATTCAGCATCATCCGCTCGATGAACTGGCTCATGGTAGGGTGCGACATCTCGTCGGCCACCGTTTCTAGACCCAGCAAGTAGCCCAGCGGAGTAGCCAGGGTATGCGTACCATTCAGCACACGCAGCTTTCGCTCCCGGTAAAAATTGATGTCTTCATCGATGATAATCTGAGGTGTTGACGCGTCGGCGAACGAGAGCGTTTGACGCACCCGGTCGTCGCCTTCGATAGCCCACAGATGGTAGGGCTCGGTGAAGGTCAGCAGGTCATCTTCGTAACCCAGTTCTGCCTGCAGGGCTTGTTTGGCGTCTTCGGTAGGGCGGGTTACAATACGATCAACCAGCGAGTTACAGAATCGAACGTGAAATTTGAGCCATTTCGTGAACAGCTTGCCCAGCTCGTTGTACTGCGCGAGCTGTTCGACGGCCAGCCGTAATTTCAGACCATTATCGGTGACCAGTTCGGTTGGAATAACAACCAGCCCTTTGGCTCTCGAGCCGCCCACACTCCGGAAACGTTCGTACAGAAACGCCGTCAGTTTAGCCGGAAACGACTGCGGAGGCCGCTGAAAAATATTCTCTTCGGTATAATTCAGACCAACCTCGGTCGTGTTCGAAATAATGATCTGAAGATTCGGGTTCCGGGCAATCAGCAACACTTCGTCCCATTGTGTCTGAGCGGCCAGTACCCGGCTAATGGCCGATACAACCTTAGTTTCCGCTACGTCCTTTCCCTGCTGAACGCCCCGTACAGCAACCGTGTACAGGTTGTCCTGCTGCGCAAATTCATCCGTCTGGCTATCGGTCGATT encodes:
- a CDS encoding tagaturonate reductase yields the protein MSQLNRSLYPAPALPERVLQFGTGVLLRGLPDFLIQQANDADRFRGSIVVVKSTDSQTDEFAQQDNLYTVAVRGVQQGKDVAETKVVSAISRVLAAQTQWDEVLLIARNPNLQIIISNTTEVGLNYTEENIFQRPPQSFPAKLTAFLYERFRSVGGSRAKGLVVIPTELVTDNGLKLRLAVEQLAQYNELGKLFTKWLKFHVRFCNSLVDRIVTRPTEDAKQALQAELGYEDDLLTFTEPYHLWAIEGDDRVRQTLSFADASTPQIIIDEDINFYRERKLRVLNGTHTLATPLGYLLGLETVADEMSHPTMSQFIERMMLNEIVPTVPNYGIPGMDERAVIQFANDVLDRFRNPYLDHLLLNISLQQTTKMQARNVATLQRYYQQFNAVPKHMALGFAAYLLFMKAVREEEGQFLGEISVGGGILTYPIRDDKAGYFYGDWKTILEDDAKSEQTFVTSVLSDSAIWQDDLTALPGFADAVTTYLHALMTDGPEQTLRQFIGA